CCGGCCTTCCTCGAAATACGCGTCCGTTTCACCGCGAAGCCCCACAATCACATCCACACCGATGAACGCGTGCGGCATGGCAGATTTTATTCTTTCCACCTTGCGACGGAACAATGCCGTGTCGTATTTTCTCTTCATCAGTTTCAAAACGGCATCGCTGCCAGCTTGCAGCGGAGTGTGGAAATGGGGTGCGAACCGTTTTGAGCCCGCCACAAAATCGATGATCTCATCCGTCAGCAGGTTGGGTTCGATGGATGAGATGCGAAACCGTTCGATGCCTTCCACTTCATCCAAGGCTTTTATCAAATCGAAAAATGTTTCGCCGGTAGTATGCCCGAAGTCCCCGATATTAACACCGGTAAGCACGATCTCCTTTCCTCCCTGTACCACCACATCCTGTGCCTGTTTAACCAGATCGGCAATGGAGCCGTTGCGGCTCCTTCCCCTAGCGTAAGGGATGGTGCAAAATGAACAGAAGTAATCACATCCGTCCTGTACCTTCAGGAAATACCGCGTGCGGTCGTCGGCAGAGCAAGAGGGAACAAAAGTCCTGATTCTATGCGTTTTAGACGTAACAACTTCTCCCTTGTCTTTTTTCTTCAAATCATCCAGATAACGGATAACATCCAGCTTCTGTTCCGACCCCAACACCAAATCCACACCGTCGATGGAGGCAACTTCATCGGGTTTGAGCTGGGCGTAACAACCGGTAACCACTACAAATGCGCCGGGATGGCTTTGAATCATTCTCCGAATGGCCTGACGCCCTTTCTTGTCGGCCAGTTCCGTAACGGAACAGGTATTTATGACACAAATATCAGCCTTCTGCCCTTTCCGGGCACGCAATACTCCGGCATGAAGCAATTGCTTGCCGATAGCAGACGTTTCCGCAAAATTCAGTTTGCAACCCAATGTATAATATGCAGCCGTTTTATTTTCAAAAACAGTTTGATCGATCATGAATAGAAATGTTTAAGTTTCGCTCGTGTTTATTGCCAATGTACAACTTTAAACGATTTATCTGTTATCGTAACACACGCGAATATTGAATATTTATATAAAAAGCCTCGTTTCCAAACCGCAAAAATACAAAATTTGCCTCAATTTAGCGGTAGTATTTCTTTGTCAATCTATAAATTCGTATTATTTTTGCACACAACTTAAATATTTGTGCAAAAATAATGATACAACAGAACTTCATAAAGATTTACGAAGAAAGTTTTAAGACGAACTGGGAATTACCTGCGCTGTCCAACTACAAAGACCAGGAGACTTTATCCTACGGCCAATTGGCTGAAAAAATTGCACGGATACATATCCTGTTTACAGAGCTTGGAATAGAAGAAGGGGATAAAGTGGCGTTGATCGGGAAGAACCACACCAGCTGGTCGGTTATCTTTCTGGCTACTTTCACTTATGGAGCTGTCATCGTACCTATTTTGCACGAATTCAATCCCGAGAGCATGGAGCATATCATTGCTCACAGTGAATCGAAATGTATCTTTATTAACGAAAATATTTGGGAGAACCTGGACAAAGGCAATATTAAGCTTCCTGTTTTTTCGCTTCCATCATTTAACTTGCTTCAAAGCGAAAATAAAAAAACAAGAAATCTTACCGGCAAAATAGATGCTCTTTTTGCAAAAAAATACCCCGCCGGGTTTCACCCGGAAGATGTTGTTTATGCTGACGTGGACAACGATGATGTTATCTGTCTGAACTACACATCGGGAACCACCGGGTTTAGCAAAGGGGTCATGCTCACTGCGAATAATTTTGCCGGGAACATCACCTATGCACATACCCTTGAGCTGCTTTTCCCAGGTGAAAGGGATTTGGCGTTCCTGCCAATGGCTCATGCTTACGGGTGCGCATTCGATTTTCTATATGCCCTTTCTACAGGTGTTCACGTTACGCTCCTTGATATTATTCCTTCGCCGCAAAATCTTATTAAGGCGTTTCAGGAAATCAAGCCGAACATCATTATTACTGTTCCACTTATTTTCGAAAAAATATACAAAAAGAGGATTCTTCCGATTGTCGACAAGCCCATCATGAAAACACTGCTCCAAATCCCGGGAATAAACAACATGATCTACAGCAAAATAAGAAAATCGCTCATCGATTCCCTGGGTGGAAATTTCAGGGAGGTAATCATTGGCGGAGCAGCTTTGGGAAAGGATATTGAAGCGTTTTTCTACAAAATAAAATTTCCCTTTACCGTAGGTTACGGAATGACAGAATGTGCCCCACTGATCTCTTACGACCACCACTATGAATTTGTTCCCACCTCCTGCGGTTCTGTTCTGGCGGGCATCATGGAAGCGAGAATTGATTCTCCCGATCCGGAAAATGTACCGGGAGAGATTCAGGTTCGTGGAGAAAATGTGATGAAGGGTTACTACAAAAACCCGGAAGCCACAAAAGCCGCATTCACCAAAGACGGATGGCTGAAAACGGGCGATTCCGGCATTATGAGAGGCAGAAGGCTCTTTATTAAAGGGCGCATCAAAACCATGATCCTCGGGCCAAGCGGACAGAACATCTATCCGGAAGAGATTGAGGCGAAGTTAAACAACCTCCCGTATGTAGCAGAAAGCCTCGTCGTTGAAAGAGAAAACAAACTGGCGGCGTTGGTTTATCCCGACTTTGCCGCCTTGGAAGCGAGCGGCCTTACTGCCGGTCAACTGCCGCAGATCATGGATGATAACAAAGGTGTTTTAAACAAACAGGTGGCCAATTACGAGAGGATCAGCTCTCTGATAATAGTTGAAAAAGAGTTTGAGAAAACTCCGAAAAAAAGCATTAAACGGTTTTTATATAACTGAGAAACTGTTGCTTCCAAAAAGCCTGCTGTTACGTGAAAACCGCATCTGGAAAGGACTGTTCACGCCACGCAGGAAAAAGGACTGGAGCCTCATAACCATTGAACAAAACCGACCGACGATTTTTAATATTATTTAACTATACTTTTTTCGATAAACATGTTATATAACATAAAAACAATATAACTTTGCACAGTTTTTTTAAAACCAAGTATTATTGATCGTTTAAAATTATTGAAAAAATGAAAAAAGTATTATTATTTGTAGCTTTGGTAGCTACCCTTGGATTTGCCTCTTGCACAAACAAACAAGCTGAAGCTGAAAAAGCCAGATTAGACAGCCTTGCTGAAGTGGCTAGATTAGATAGCATCGCCGCTGTAGAACAAGCTAAAGCTGACAGCATCGCTGCTGCCGCTGCCGCTGCTGCTGCCGACACTTTGGTTGAAGCTGCCGCTGCTGCCGTTAAGTAAGAAGGAGTTCGAAAAAATCACCTGAAGCCATCCTGAGCGGGATGGCTTTTTTATTTGCAGTTCTCTCAAAACAGCTTAACTTTGTGGATATTTCAAAAAACGGATTATACAGATATGAAAAAAACAGTTTTTGTCGCTTTACTTATTTTCGCCGTGTTTTCCTCGTGCGTTTCTAAAGACAAAAAGTACTTCGTAAAAGAACTGGCTTTCCCCGAAAATATTACACCCGAACAGAAAATAAAACTGGCGGCCCACCTCACTCCAACCGACCAGCAATACGAGTGGCAACAGCTGGAACTGACAGCATTCATTCACTTCGGGATGAACACTTTTACTGGCCGTGAATGGGGTGAAGGAAAAGAAGATCCGGTTCTTTTTAACCCGACAGATTTTAACGCGGAACAGTGGGTTGTTTCCCTTCAGGAAGCCGGATTCAAGATGATTATTCTCACGGCCAAACATCACGACGGGTTCTGTCTCTGGCCCACGGCAACCACCAGGCACTCCGTACGGTCATCGCTGTGGAGAGACGGGAACGGCGATGTTGTCCGCGAAGTAAAGAATGCCTGTGACAAGTACGGAATGAAGTTCGGGGTTTATCTCTCACCGTGGGACAGAAACGCCGAAAGTTACGGTGATTCCCCACGATACAATGCGATGTTTGTGGAACAGTTGAAAGAATTACTGAACAATTATGGTGAAGTTCACGAAGTCTGGTTCGACGGTGCTAACGGCGAAGGCCCGAACGGAAAACGCCAGGTTTACGATTGGACGCGTTTTTACCAGGTGATAGACAGTCTTCAGCCCAAAGCAGTGAAAGCCATTATGGGCAACGATGTCCGTTGGGTTGGAAATGAATCGGGGCTGGGACGCGAAACGGAGTGGAGCGTAACCCCTCTGAACCCGGACATTAACGAGGCCGTTGTCGCAGAAAACAACCGGCTGGACATCAACCCCATGTCCAAGGATTTAGGTAGCCGCAACCTTATTGGCGAAGCTAAAAAACTCTATTGGTACCCTTCGGAAGTGGATGTTTCCATTCGTCCGGGATGGTTTTATCATCCTGAGCAGGACCACCAGGTGAAGACGCTGCAGCAGCTGGTCGATATCTATTATCAATCGGTTGGGATGAATTCGGTCCTCCTGCTGAATATTCCTCCCGACAAACGCGGCTTACTGCACGAAGCGGATGTGGCTAGGCTGAAAGAATTTGGCGCATACATCAGGAGTACTTTTGAAAACAACAGGATAAATACCGGAAACACTGCCTGGACCGCCAACAACGGAGAATTCAGGGAATTTACCGTAACCGGCGACACCGTCAACACCGTGATGTTGCAGGAAGACATTAAAAAAGGTCAACGCGTGGAGGTGTTTAAAGTGGAAGGATTTATTCACAATGAATGGAAAAAACTGGCAGAAGGGACTACCATCGGATACAAGCGATTGCTTAAATTTGATGATTGCGCTCCTTCCAGGATCCGGGTAACCGTCACCGAGACCCGCGAAAAAGCTCATATCCTTGCCGTAGGTGCTTATCGCGCCCCTCAGATTTCAGAAACATCCGGCGAATTGAAGCTGAGCGACGTGTCCAAAGAAAAATGGACCGTCAAAAGCCACAGCCCGTTGATTGTGGATATGGGCGAGGTTGTTTCCGTTAAAGGCTTCACCTACAAACCCATCAGTGAAAAAGAAGCGGTCTTCAACTATGCTTTCAGCATGAGCGACGATGGAAAGACATGGACCGGATTGAAAAAAGGTGAGTTCAGCAACATCAAAAACAATCCTATTCCACAATTTGTAAGGTTCGATAATGACCTGAAGGCAAGGTTTTTCCGGTTCGAAACCATTATCGGGACAGAAGGTGGAAAACCAGGTGTATCCATTGATCAAATAGGTATTCTCACTCAATAACATCCAATGAAAAAAATAGTTACCGTATTATTTATTTTTATCGCCGCCTCTGCATTTCCGCAGAAAATAGACGATGTTTTTAAAACAATGCCCAACTCCATCTTACCGGGATTATCGGACGGCAACAGGACCATGCTTCTGGTGGATACCGGAAAAACGGTCATCCCCTACTCCCTTGGGGAAATAGAGAAACTGGCTTATGCACCGGATTTTTTAAAAATAAAAACTTCCGGAATTGGCTCAACGCAACTGAAACTATTACCGCTGATCAACGACACCCAGATTATTTGCGTCATTAGAACCGTTTGTGGAAAAGCATGCGACAGCAACATCCGGTTTTACTCTACCGATTGGAAAGAATTGGAAGCAAAAACGCTTTTATCGCATATTTCTGCAGCATCTTTTTTCGATTCATCAAAAAAAGATTCCGAAAATTATAAATTTGCACTATCTTTGCCGGATATTTATCCCGTTTCGGCTGAATTTGAAAACGGCTCAAACGCGTTAACACTGAAACTCGATCTGGAGGGATACCTTTCTGATGAGCAACTAGCAGAGGTTAAGCCGTTTATAAAAAGTGAAACAATCACGCTGAACTGGAACAATATTTCTTTCAGGTAATTTCTGCACCCGTAGTTCAATGGATAGAATATCGGATTCCGGTTCCGACGATGCGAGTTCGAATCTCGCCGGGTGTACAACAGTTATTGATAATCAATTAATTAGGAAAACGTCGGACTAAATGTCGGACGTTTTTTTGTTAAGCCTTAGCTTTTTCCTGAATTTTCTCTGAAATGAAAACTCTTAATATCTTCATTTCGTAAAGTTACTTTGATTGTCTTTTTTTGACTAAATTATTGAAGAAAAAAGAATATCCTAATTGGTTTGTTTAAGATAATATTTTGCTAACTTTGACTTTTTAACTTAAATAGATTAATCAATAATTAAGAGTCAGGTTTTTCCAATCATGACAATGAGGAAAAATAAAGCCTGGTGGTAGAATATCAAATAATTCATGCACGCTAATACACTAATGCCGTTGAGTAACGCAAGTTTCCACAGCTGTAATCGAATTTTAATATCTTTCGTAAACATCCCCGATTATGAAGGGATATACGAATGTTATAAATCGAGTATTTACGAAAGTTGTTTATTTATTGCGTAAACAACACGTTAGGCAAAATTTAAGAAACCCTAATAACACAGATAATTCAAAGCAAGATGAGTAAAAACAAAAAACCAAATAAGAGACATATTCCCATGATTCCACAGAACAAACCACAACCACATCCTGTCCAAATGCCACCAATTTCATCGACGATGCTTGATAAAATGGTAGATGGTAGAGAGTTTGAAAGACTATTGAAATACCAATATCATAACTTGAATGTTATTGGAGAATTACAGAAAAGTATACAAGAAATTAAAGCAATAAGAAAAAGACCTGTTGTTTGCTATGTTGCAAATGTTGTCAAACCAACAAGTTCCTCAATATCAATAGATGATTCTGATGATTTGCCATTCAACGAAATGATTGCATCGTTACCTCCAGACGCTAAAGACATTGATATTGTTTTGGTAACTCCAGGTGGTTTTGCTCATCAAGTTGCAAAGTTTGTTAATAAACTTAGGCCAAGATTTGATAATGTTGGATTTATATTGCTTAATAAATCAATGAGTGCAGGTACTATCTTTATAACATCTGGAGATGAAATTATAATGATTAATCAGTCACAAATTGGCCCCGTTGACCCGCAGGTTAGAACTAGAAATGGTGAATTTGTGCCAGCACAATCAATTTTGACTCTTATTGATGAAATAAAAGTTCGAGGTGAGGAACTTTTAAAAAAAGGACAGAAACCAGCATGGACTGATTTGCAAATATTAAATGGAATTGACCCAAAGGAAATAGGGAATGCAATGAATGCAAGTAACTATTCTATACAAATGGTTGAAGAATACTTGTATAATTATAAATTTAAAAATTGGACAGTTCATTCAGATGGTGTAACACAAGTTTCAGATGGAGAAAGAAAAGCAAGAGCTACCGAGATTGCAAAAATGCTTTGTGACCATGGAAAGTGGAAGAATCATGGTCATGCAATAACAAGAGAAGCTGCGTGGGATGTATGTAAATTAAAAATTACACACGCAGAGAATATTGCAGGATTAGATAAAGCAATGAGAAGAATGTGGGCATTATATTATTGGCTTTTTGAAAACTTACCATTAACAAAGGTGTTTATATCAGAGAATTATTGTA
This portion of the Petrimonas sulfuriphila genome encodes:
- the mtaB gene encoding tRNA (N(6)-L-threonylcarbamoyladenosine(37)-C(2))-methylthiotransferase MtaB is translated as MIDQTVFENKTAAYYTLGCKLNFAETSAIGKQLLHAGVLRARKGQKADICVINTCSVTELADKKGRQAIRRMIQSHPGAFVVVTGCYAQLKPDEVASIDGVDLVLGSEQKLDVIRYLDDLKKKDKGEVVTSKTHRIRTFVPSCSADDRTRYFLKVQDGCDYFCSFCTIPYARGRSRNGSIADLVKQAQDVVVQGGKEIVLTGVNIGDFGHTTGETFFDLIKALDEVEGIERFRISSIEPNLLTDEIIDFVAGSKRFAPHFHTPLQAGSDAVLKLMKRKYDTALFRRKVERIKSAMPHAFIGVDVIVGLRGETDAYFEEGRDFIESIDFSQLHVFTYSERSGTQALEIGHVVDPRTKHNRSKELHDISDRKLRSFYESQKDGFRKVLFEHTRHGNRMHGFTENYVRLYADYNPLLVNKITGVKIGEYNEDEMAMEAVFGE
- a CDS encoding AMP-binding protein; translated protein: MIQQNFIKIYEESFKTNWELPALSNYKDQETLSYGQLAEKIARIHILFTELGIEEGDKVALIGKNHTSWSVIFLATFTYGAVIVPILHEFNPESMEHIIAHSESKCIFINENIWENLDKGNIKLPVFSLPSFNLLQSENKKTRNLTGKIDALFAKKYPAGFHPEDVVYADVDNDDVICLNYTSGTTGFSKGVMLTANNFAGNITYAHTLELLFPGERDLAFLPMAHAYGCAFDFLYALSTGVHVTLLDIIPSPQNLIKAFQEIKPNIIITVPLIFEKIYKKRILPIVDKPIMKTLLQIPGINNMIYSKIRKSLIDSLGGNFREVIIGGAALGKDIEAFFYKIKFPFTVGYGMTECAPLISYDHHYEFVPTSCGSVLAGIMEARIDSPDPENVPGEIQVRGENVMKGYYKNPEATKAAFTKDGWLKTGDSGIMRGRRLFIKGRIKTMILGPSGQNIYPEEIEAKLNNLPYVAESLVVERENKLAALVYPDFAALEASGLTAGQLPQIMDDNKGVLNKQVANYERISSLIIVEKEFEKTPKKSIKRFLYN
- a CDS encoding alpha-L-fucosidase, with the protein product MKKTVFVALLIFAVFSSCVSKDKKYFVKELAFPENITPEQKIKLAAHLTPTDQQYEWQQLELTAFIHFGMNTFTGREWGEGKEDPVLFNPTDFNAEQWVVSLQEAGFKMIILTAKHHDGFCLWPTATTRHSVRSSLWRDGNGDVVREVKNACDKYGMKFGVYLSPWDRNAESYGDSPRYNAMFVEQLKELLNNYGEVHEVWFDGANGEGPNGKRQVYDWTRFYQVIDSLQPKAVKAIMGNDVRWVGNESGLGRETEWSVTPLNPDINEAVVAENNRLDINPMSKDLGSRNLIGEAKKLYWYPSEVDVSIRPGWFYHPEQDHQVKTLQQLVDIYYQSVGMNSVLLLNIPPDKRGLLHEADVARLKEFGAYIRSTFENNRINTGNTAWTANNGEFREFTVTGDTVNTVMLQEDIKKGQRVEVFKVEGFIHNEWKKLAEGTTIGYKRLLKFDDCAPSRIRVTVTETREKAHILAVGAYRAPQISETSGELKLSDVSKEKWTVKSHSPLIVDMGEVVSVKGFTYKPISEKEAVFNYAFSMSDDGKTWTGLKKGEFSNIKNNPIPQFVRFDNDLKARFFRFETIIGTEGGKPGVSIDQIGILTQ
- a CDS encoding DUF3256 family protein codes for the protein MKKIVTVLFIFIAASAFPQKIDDVFKTMPNSILPGLSDGNRTMLLVDTGKTVIPYSLGEIEKLAYAPDFLKIKTSGIGSTQLKLLPLINDTQIICVIRTVCGKACDSNIRFYSTDWKELEAKTLLSHISAASFFDSSKKDSENYKFALSLPDIYPVSAEFENGSNALTLKLDLEGYLSDEQLAEVKPFIKSETITLNWNNISFR